A stretch of the Uranotaenia lowii strain MFRU-FL chromosome 3, ASM2978415v1, whole genome shotgun sequence genome encodes the following:
- the LOC129754446 gene encoding lysozyme c-1-like, with amino-acid sequence MTPKFHIPSIIGILTTVLILLQTPSLADAKIFTKCDLAKELGKNGISRTFYGHWICLANAESGLDTSKVSPRFPNQSASYGIFQINSKEWCREGRKGGKCNMKCEDFLDDKITDDIDCVKKIQMQYGFNGWPVWVKKCKDKPANIPDISKCTNV; translated from the exons atgacgcCCAAATTCCACATTCCCTCGATCATCGGCATCTTAACCACAGTTCTGATACTGCTGCAAACGCCGTCGCTGGCAGATGCCAAAATTTTCACGAAATGTGATCTGGCCAAAGAACTGGGCAAAAACGGTATTTCACGTACCTTCTACGGCCATTGGATTTGTTTGGCAAATGCAGAAAGTGGCCTCGATACCAGCAAAGTTTCGCCCCGATTTCCGAACCAGTCCGCAAGCTacggaatttttcaaatcaacagCAAAGAATGGTGCCGGGAGGGTCGCAAGGGTGGCAAATGTAACATGAAGTGTGAAG ATTTTCTGGACGATAAAATAACCGACGACATCGACTGCGTGAAGAAGATCCAGATGCAGTATGGGTTCAACGGTTGGCCAGTGTGGGTTAAAAAGTGCAAGGATAAACCGGCCAACATTCCGGATATTTCCAAGTGTACAAACGTTTGA